A genome region from Microplitis mediator isolate UGA2020A chromosome 4, iyMicMedi2.1, whole genome shotgun sequence includes the following:
- the LOC130666437 gene encoding ephrin-B2 isoform X3 yields the protein MVSPPSFVTLVLLVCLQTVLLSTVSNCAKTSNMYWNTTNSIFRIDNTDHIIDVNKNNAAFEYDQVNIICPVYGPGTYDDEAEKYIIYNVSKEEYETCRITNPSPRVIAVCDKPTKTMYFTITFRPFTPQPGGLEFLPGHDYYFISTSSKDDLHRRIGGRCSTHNMKVVFKVCCANDGSSATSRNNRVNNNNNNNNGGVGMPPSPPPSVFKGGDRFYPGGNIYHHQQGTAAAAPTLPHVPPPAIYPSHPHQPQPPIHNGPPSLASPPKTSITQKKKNKEYSDHPNEVVKNEELTYTGASSALCRPRESFHRLIYLSTVALLVSILLPTLMR from the exons ATGGTTTCTCCTCCATCCTTCGTCACTCTGGTTTTACTCGTATGCCTCCAGACAGTTTTACTCTCCACTGTCAGCAATTGCGCGAAAACCAGCAACATGTATTGGAATACCACTAACTCAAT atTTCGCATAGACAACACGGACCATATTattgatgtaaataaaaataatgcagCGTTTGAGTACGACCAGGTCAATATTATATGTCCCGTCTACGGACCTGGAACTTACGACGATGAAGCTGAgaaatacattatttataat GTGTCCAAAGAGGAGTACGAAACTTGTAGAATAACAAACCCGAGTCCGCGAGTGATAGCGGTTTGCGACAAGCCCACAAAAACAATGTACTTTACCATAACATTCAGGCCATTTACACCGCAACCCGGTGGATTGGAATTTCTTCCTGGTCATGATTACTACTTTATCAGTACATCGTCAAAGGACGATCTCCACAGGCGCATTGGTGGCCGGTGCTCCACACACAACATGAAGGTCGTGTTCAAAGTCTGCTGTGCCAACGACGGATCATCAGCGACGTCCCGCAACAACC GAgttaacaacaacaacaacaacaacaacggTGGTGTCGGCATGCCACCATCGCCACCCCCAAGCGTCTTCAAGGGCGGAGATCGATTCTACCCAGGAGGCAACATCTATCATCATCAACAGGGAACAGCCGCGGCGGCGCCCACTCTACCTCACGTACCCCCTCCAGCAATCTACCCGTCACATCCCCATCAGCCGCAGCCGCCGATTCACAATGGACCGCCATCCCTTGCGTCACCGCCCAAGACCTCCATCACCCAGAAGAAGAAAAACA AGGAGTACTCGGATCATCCGAACGAGGTGGTAAAAAATGAAGAGCTAACTTACACCGGTGCAAGCTCAGCACTCTGTCGACCACGAGAGAGTTTTCACCGATTGATTTACCTCTCAACGGTAGCACTTCTGGTCAGCATACTACTGCCCACTCTGATGCGGTGA
- the LOC130666437 gene encoding ephrin-B2 isoform X1, translated as MVSPPSFVTLVLLVCLQTVLLSTVSNCAKTSNMYWNTTNSIFRIDNTDHIIDVNKNNAAFEYDQVNIICPVYGPGTYDDEAEKYIIYNVSKEEYETCRITNPSPRVIAVCDKPTKTMYFTITFRPFTPQPGGLEFLPGHDYYFISTSSKDDLHRRIGGRCSTHNMKVVFKVCCANDGSSATSRNNLSVTGSSSGSSTVSSSSTSGGILGVNNNNNNNNGGVGMPPSPPPSVFKGGDRFYPGGNIYHHQQGTAAAAPTLPHVPPPAIYPSHPHQPQPPIHNGPPSLASPPKTSITQKKKNKEYSDHPNEVVKNEELTYTGASSALCRPRESFHRLIYLSTVALLVSILLPTLMR; from the exons ATGGTTTCTCCTCCATCCTTCGTCACTCTGGTTTTACTCGTATGCCTCCAGACAGTTTTACTCTCCACTGTCAGCAATTGCGCGAAAACCAGCAACATGTATTGGAATACCACTAACTCAAT atTTCGCATAGACAACACGGACCATATTattgatgtaaataaaaataatgcagCGTTTGAGTACGACCAGGTCAATATTATATGTCCCGTCTACGGACCTGGAACTTACGACGATGAAGCTGAgaaatacattatttataat GTGTCCAAAGAGGAGTACGAAACTTGTAGAATAACAAACCCGAGTCCGCGAGTGATAGCGGTTTGCGACAAGCCCACAAAAACAATGTACTTTACCATAACATTCAGGCCATTTACACCGCAACCCGGTGGATTGGAATTTCTTCCTGGTCATGATTACTACTTTATCAGTACATCGTCAAAGGACGATCTCCACAGGCGCATTGGTGGCCGGTGCTCCACACACAACATGAAGGTCGTGTTCAAAGTCTGCTGTGCCAACGACGGATCATCAGCGACGTCCCGCAACAACC TGTCAGTTACCGGAAGCAGTAGCGGTAGCAGTACTGTATCTAGCAGCTCAACAAGCGGTGGAATTTTAGGAgttaacaacaacaacaacaacaacaacggTGGTGTCGGCATGCCACCATCGCCACCCCCAAGCGTCTTCAAGGGCGGAGATCGATTCTACCCAGGAGGCAACATCTATCATCATCAACAGGGAACAGCCGCGGCGGCGCCCACTCTACCTCACGTACCCCCTCCAGCAATCTACCCGTCACATCCCCATCAGCCGCAGCCGCCGATTCACAATGGACCGCCATCCCTTGCGTCACCGCCCAAGACCTCCATCACCCAGAAGAAGAAAAACA AGGAGTACTCGGATCATCCGAACGAGGTGGTAAAAAATGAAGAGCTAACTTACACCGGTGCAAGCTCAGCACTCTGTCGACCACGAGAGAGTTTTCACCGATTGATTTACCTCTCAACGGTAGCACTTCTGGTCAGCATACTACTGCCCACTCTGATGCGGTGA